One window of the Shewanella cyperi genome contains the following:
- the napF gene encoding ferredoxin-type protein NapF, protein MGDSINLGRRRLFGRKADNAIRPPFVREDTEFTDICTRCDKCIKVCETGILFRGDGGFPEVNFTQGECTFCQACVDVCPEPLFDKLKSPPWTLKAQISDACLTQQGIWCQSCRDICEPGAIKFTPAVGKPPSPHVDLDACTGCGACVAPCPSHAISLPPGNAT, encoded by the coding sequence ATGGGCGATAGCATTAATCTTGGCCGCAGACGTCTGTTCGGGCGCAAAGCCGATAACGCCATTCGCCCACCTTTTGTGCGCGAGGATACAGAATTCACCGACATTTGTACCCGCTGCGACAAATGTATCAAGGTCTGCGAAACCGGTATCCTGTTCCGGGGTGATGGCGGCTTTCCCGAGGTCAATTTTACCCAGGGTGAATGCACCTTCTGTCAGGCCTGTGTTGATGTCTGCCCCGAACCTCTGTTTGATAAACTCAAAAGTCCCCCCTGGACACTGAAGGCACAGATCTCGGATGCCTGCCTCACACAGCAGGGGATCTGGTGCCAGAGTTGCCGGGATATCTGTGAACCCGGCGCAATCAAGTTCACCCCGGCGGTGGGAAAACCTCCCTCACCCCATGTGGATTTGGACGCCTGTACCGGTTGCGGCGCCTGCGTCGCCCCCTGCCCCAGCCATGCCATCAGTCTGCCACCGGGAAATGCTACTTAA
- a CDS encoding bactofilin family protein, giving the protein MFAKNKSGAELTYLAKGCSFKGNSQFSSNLLVGGAVSGKLQSEAKITIEAGGLVDGEVHCQEMKVSGHFSGKLQCEKLVIAAGGLVEGEVRCNAMEIYEGGQFVGIRQRDAIQGELLHPGPTPEPLLEQA; this is encoded by the coding sequence ATGTTTGCAAAAAACAAATCGGGCGCAGAACTGACCTACCTGGCCAAGGGATGTTCATTCAAGGGCAACAGCCAATTCAGCAGTAACTTGCTGGTAGGGGGCGCGGTCTCAGGCAAGTTGCAATCGGAAGCCAAAATTACCATCGAAGCCGGTGGTCTGGTGGATGGCGAAGTCCATTGTCAGGAAATGAAAGTCTCGGGGCACTTCTCCGGTAAACTGCAGTGTGAAAAGCTGGTGATTGCCGCCGGTGGCCTGGTGGAAGGTGAAGTCAGATGCAACGCCATGGAAATCTACGAAGGTGGCCAGTTTGTAGGCATTCGCCAAAGAGATGCCATCCAGGGCGAGCTGCTGCATCCCGGCCCAACACCCGAGCCGTTGTTGGAACAAGCCTGA
- a CDS encoding LysR family transcriptional regulator, with translation MQQQLIRQIGELDVFALQVFRAIFESGHANIAARQLDVSPPKISRSLNSLRQAFTDELFYRRAQGLRATPLAEQLYPIVCQLTDSLFALGHCAFTATQEQHSPCLQLAVCEGFVAPLALAITTGPHQSRFQLHSWQNQSADLIHRGELDMGICLSPNEHPELSYEALGTPQKLCLVGRDDHPIWQASMPTLEQLCEFPVLSPAHPNANGPQASLALFCQREGIAAPSQIISQDKEEWYANLLTQDSLALVTAAEQELLTCLPRLKVKAMDEGQSGRLNSQVQPAVFYLVEKPMRYRRYSEQQRVEVIELLRGLLS, from the coding sequence ATGCAACAGCAGCTTATCCGGCAAATTGGCGAACTGGATGTGTTTGCTTTGCAGGTTTTTCGCGCCATTTTCGAATCCGGACACGCCAATATTGCGGCCAGACAGCTGGATGTTTCGCCACCAAAAATAAGCCGCAGTCTCAATAGCTTAAGACAAGCATTCACCGATGAGCTGTTCTACAGACGCGCCCAGGGACTCAGAGCCACTCCACTGGCAGAGCAGCTCTACCCCATTGTCTGTCAGCTGACCGATTCTTTGTTTGCCCTGGGACATTGTGCCTTTACCGCAACTCAGGAGCAGCACAGCCCTTGCCTGCAATTGGCCGTGTGTGAAGGCTTTGTGGCCCCACTGGCCCTGGCCATTACCACAGGGCCACACCAGAGCCGTTTTCAACTGCACAGCTGGCAAAACCAGTCTGCCGATTTGATTCATCGCGGCGAACTGGATATGGGCATTTGCCTGTCGCCCAATGAACATCCGGAATTGAGTTACGAGGCGCTCGGTACCCCCCAGAAATTGTGTCTTGTGGGTCGTGATGACCACCCTATTTGGCAAGCCAGTATGCCGACCTTGGAACAGCTGTGTGAGTTTCCCGTGCTGAGCCCGGCCCACCCCAATGCAAATGGGCCACAGGCGTCACTGGCACTCTTTTGCCAGCGCGAGGGCATAGCAGCCCCCAGCCAGATCATCAGCCAGGATAAGGAAGAATGGTATGCCAACCTGTTGACTCAGGATAGTCTGGCGCTGGTAACCGCAGCCGAGCAGGAATTACTGACCTGTCTACCGCGGCTGAAAGTGAAGGCCATGGATGAAGGACAAAGCGGCCGCCTGAACTCTCAGGTTCAGCCCGCCGTGTTTTATCTGGTTGAAAAGCCCATGCGCTAC